The Phycisphaerae bacterium RAS1 genome includes a region encoding these proteins:
- the birA_2 gene encoding Bifunctional ligase/repressor BirA, giving the protein MSGLIRLAELPPRGELCRVGSEILHFREIDSTNAFLLREAAVLADGAVAIAEHQTAGRGRLGRKWIEPRGSSILVSVLLREPADSRRILQATTIACVAACEAIAVAAPDVRPRIRWPNDLAVDGRKLGGVLAESTPLSGGLSRALVIGIGINCLQQAGHFAAELAGRATSLEMSSKDAIDRTRLLDALLRRLDASLALAAEAAESLAAAWRQRCEDIGRPIAVVSGGARVEGIVLEIGLDGALVIRRADGRRQRLDAATTTRVSL; this is encoded by the coding sequence ATGAGCGGGCTGATTCGCCTGGCCGAATTGCCGCCGCGCGGCGAGTTGTGCCGCGTGGGCAGCGAGATTCTGCACTTCCGCGAGATCGACAGCACGAACGCGTTCTTACTGCGCGAGGCGGCGGTGCTGGCCGATGGGGCGGTTGCGATTGCCGAGCATCAAACCGCCGGGCGCGGCCGGCTGGGGCGGAAGTGGATCGAGCCGCGCGGCTCGTCCATCCTGGTGAGCGTTCTGCTCCGCGAGCCGGCTGACTCGCGACGAATTCTGCAGGCGACGACGATCGCCTGCGTGGCGGCATGCGAAGCGATCGCCGTCGCGGCGCCGGACGTCCGGCCGCGGATTCGGTGGCCGAACGATCTGGCGGTAGACGGCAGAAAACTCGGCGGAGTGCTGGCGGAATCGACGCCGCTGTCCGGCGGCCTGAGCCGGGCGTTGGTCATCGGCATCGGGATCAACTGCCTGCAACAGGCCGGTCACTTCGCCGCGGAGCTGGCGGGGCGGGCGACGTCGCTCGAAATGTCGTCGAAAGACGCGATCGACCGAACGCGACTGCTGGACGCACTGCTTCGCCGGCTTGACGCGTCGCTCGCGCTTGCGGCCGAAGCGGCTGAGTCGCTCGCCGCCGCGTGGCGGCAGCGCTGCGAAGACATCGGCCGACCAATCGCCGTCGTTTCCGGCGGGGCGCGGGTTGAAGGAATCGTGCTGGAAATCGGTCTGGACGGCGCGCTGGTGATTCGGCGGGCGGATGGCCGGCGGCAGCGGCTCGACGCGGCCACCACGACGCGCGTGTCACTGTAA
- the panB gene encoding 3-methyl-2-oxobutanoate hydroxymethyltransferase, producing the protein MLTSYDFPTAALAQAAGVHSLLVGDSMGTVLLGRPNTRDVPLDLMVTLAEAVRRGAPRVWLVGDMPYVSLSRGIDVAIAAARRFRDEAGCDAVKIEAGRDEAELVSGVSRIGIDVIVHLGLRPQQVLTPNGYKAQARDEAAIAELVQDARAAVEAGAIMLLLEAVPNEATLAVKAAVDVPVVGCGAGPACDGHVVVTQDMLGFGAARVPRFVPALARLDETIGKAMERYVADIETGVYPRPEHVYPMSGRPVAAGEK; encoded by the coding sequence ATGCTCACGTCCTACGATTTTCCGACGGCGGCGCTGGCGCAGGCGGCCGGTGTTCACAGCCTGCTGGTGGGAGATTCGATGGGCACGGTGCTGCTGGGGCGCCCGAATACGCGCGATGTTCCGCTCGATCTCATGGTCACGCTGGCCGAGGCGGTGCGCCGCGGCGCTCCGCGCGTCTGGCTGGTGGGGGACATGCCCTACGTGTCGCTCAGTCGCGGCATCGATGTCGCGATCGCGGCAGCCCGCCGCTTCCGCGATGAGGCTGGATGCGACGCGGTCAAGATCGAGGCCGGGCGCGACGAAGCTGAATTGGTGAGCGGCGTCAGCCGAATCGGCATCGACGTGATTGTGCACCTGGGGCTGCGGCCGCAGCAGGTGCTGACGCCCAACGGCTACAAGGCCCAGGCGCGCGACGAGGCGGCAATCGCTGAGCTGGTGCAGGACGCCCGCGCGGCGGTGGAGGCTGGGGCGATCATGCTGCTGCTCGAAGCCGTGCCGAACGAGGCGACGCTGGCGGTGAAGGCGGCGGTGGACGTGCCGGTTGTCGGCTGCGGCGCCGGGCCGGCCTGCGACGGGCACGTGGTCGTGACGCAGGACATGCTCGGGTTCGGCGCCGCCCGCGTGCCGCGCTTCGTGCCGGCGCTCGCCCGGCTGGACGAAACGATCGGCAAGGCGATGGAGCGCTACGTCGCGGACATCGAGACGGGGGTTTATCCGCGGCCCGAACACGTCTACCCCATGAGCGGCCGGCCGGTGGCCGCTGGCGAAAAATGA
- a CDS encoding cellulose synthase subunit BcsC, with product MTSARRRRPPDVGARLVIVALQLALVAGAAQADPPTSRPAFESLPADRLFEIGCRKLNEGDYAQAVASLSQAVAKRPDEPVYPLKLAEAYEAAGRRSDAQRTLELLDSQHPRNTDVRAALARLKLKSHEAGAAAALLEEVRTRLNADGLTLLAATYAAEARPAARDAVLGEALARYPDDIFVRLAWIDAALQDGCGALALTRIDESGRVLADDPRGDLLAARAYLMLDRALGQTELREIPGARAGQIVSGWLLLEQPAGQRKFLCCPEASAMYRIRRALAAGLDTPDAHLLHARIWRSAGRAETAYSVLRGGEPALLDQAPDEMLELLERLALELGRVAEFLRFAQQRADRTPARRSEMMHSAFLAAADHYGVCGDVAAAREFTRRALNCKPDQPDTQLRLAEAERDAGNVAEARRLYRAVLSGAASQDARRTAATRLAELAEDPPGGR from the coding sequence ATGACAAGCGCGAGGCGTCGTCGTCCACCCGACGTGGGCGCCCGGCTCGTCATCGTCGCATTGCAGCTTGCGCTGGTTGCGGGCGCCGCGCAGGCCGATCCGCCGACGTCGCGCCCCGCCTTCGAGTCGCTTCCCGCCGACAGACTCTTCGAAATCGGTTGCCGGAAGTTGAATGAAGGCGATTACGCTCAAGCGGTGGCGTCGTTATCGCAGGCGGTCGCCAAGCGGCCCGATGAACCGGTTTATCCGTTGAAGCTCGCCGAAGCGTACGAAGCCGCCGGCCGCCGCAGCGACGCGCAGCGGACGCTGGAATTGCTTGATTCGCAGCATCCGCGGAACACGGACGTGCGTGCGGCCCTGGCGCGCCTGAAGCTGAAGTCCCATGAGGCGGGCGCCGCCGCGGCGCTGTTGGAAGAGGTTCGAACGCGGCTCAACGCGGATGGACTGACGCTGCTTGCCGCGACGTACGCCGCCGAGGCGCGGCCAGCGGCGCGCGACGCCGTGCTGGGCGAGGCGCTGGCGCGTTATCCAGATGACATCTTCGTGCGGCTTGCATGGATCGACGCGGCGCTGCAGGACGGGTGCGGGGCTTTGGCTCTGACGCGGATTGATGAGTCGGGCCGCGTACTGGCGGACGATCCGCGCGGCGATCTGCTGGCGGCGCGCGCCTATCTGATGCTCGATCGCGCGCTGGGGCAGACCGAGCTGCGCGAGATTCCGGGCGCGAGGGCGGGCCAGATCGTCTCTGGGTGGCTGCTGCTCGAGCAGCCGGCGGGCCAGCGGAAGTTTCTCTGTTGCCCCGAAGCGTCTGCGATGTACCGCATCCGGCGGGCGCTGGCGGCCGGCCTCGACACGCCGGACGCGCACCTGCTCCATGCTCGAATCTGGCGCAGCGCGGGGCGGGCAGAGACGGCCTACAGCGTATTGCGCGGCGGCGAGCCGGCCCTGCTGGACCAGGCGCCGGACGAAATGTTGGAGCTTCTGGAACGGTTGGCGCTGGAGCTTGGGCGCGTGGCCGAGTTCCTGAGATTCGCGCAGCAGCGGGCCGACCGCACGCCCGCCCGGCGCAGCGAGATGATGCACAGCGCGTTCCTAGCCGCCGCGGATCATTACGGCGTCTGCGGCGACGTGGCCGCGGCGCGGGAGTTCACGCGCCGTGCGCTGAACTGCAAACCGGATCAGCCGGACACGCAACTGCGCCTGGCCGAGGCTGAACGTGACGCGGGCAACGTTGCCGAAGCGCGGCGGCTGTACCGCGCGGTTTTGTCCGGCGCGGCGTCGCAAGACGCGCGCCGCACCGCCGCCACTCGCCTGGCCGAATTGGCCGAAGACCCGCCCGGCGGCCGGTAG
- the mutS2 gene encoding Endonuclease MutS2, producing MDAHALQCLDFARIRELLAGFALTGLGRGLAHSIKPVQKADLVRRWLGQVDELSRLDDLQGMPPFGGISDIREIIPRCTPPLRVSVDDMASVGRTLEGTHALSAYFATLPAEGFAELHHLAQRIGDFRTIADRIAAVIDERGQVRDDASPKIRRIRHEIADASAQIAGAVDKLLADPGVRRFLQYPNATFHNDRTVLPLRTEYRGRLPGIIHRTSDSGATLYVEPGVVVELNNRITNLRSEEQEEINRLLWELAHEVKLNEREILSTLDTLAVVDLIAAKLRFSRSFGLRCPDVADEYRVNVRQARHPLLLELFRQRREAGETPGEVVPIDYRIGEDFHMLIITGPNTGGKTVTLKTIGLLSVMVQAGLPVPVGPGSTFGMFGNVLIDVGDEQSLQQSLSTFSAHLRRLLEMLARSNAATLVLIDEIGAGTDPDEGAAIGRAILDELLRVECRCLVTTHLGALKAFALTREKAENACVEFDIETLRPTYHLRIGESGMSNAIDIAQRLGMPRRLVIAARRNLSKRARAMRDVLEGTSVVKRNAETARQEAQNAKLAAEQAAQESASAKVQFERKRADFETWVQHVVHLQPGDAVRVRGFDRDGKIVRMRLDQQRAEVDVGAFTVEVPLGDVLPPQAPPPPPRALRPPPPPPQRNRPRGPQGPAPRGPQPPGGPRPPRDEHRERPRPPQPPMSDEEAAALKPGDVVFSKRFHRDGRVVRVKKEKKIAVLSVGLLEVEIPFSGLAKIETPPGKAAARKNGPDLAPRPAPHAPLSDVPSA from the coding sequence ATGGACGCCCACGCACTTCAATGCCTGGATTTCGCTCGCATCCGCGAGCTGCTGGCGGGCTTCGCGCTCACCGGTCTGGGCCGCGGCCTGGCGCACTCCATCAAGCCGGTTCAAAAAGCCGACCTCGTCCGCCGCTGGCTCGGGCAAGTCGATGAGCTGAGTCGGCTGGACGATTTGCAGGGCATGCCTCCCTTCGGCGGAATCAGCGATATCCGCGAGATCATTCCCCGCTGCACGCCGCCGCTGCGCGTCTCGGTCGACGATATGGCCTCCGTCGGCCGCACGTTGGAGGGCACGCACGCCCTGTCGGCGTATTTTGCGACGCTGCCGGCCGAGGGCTTCGCCGAGCTTCACCACCTGGCGCAGCGCATCGGGGATTTTCGGACGATCGCCGACCGCATCGCGGCGGTCATCGACGAGCGCGGTCAGGTGCGCGACGACGCCAGTCCCAAGATCCGCCGCATCCGACATGAAATCGCGGATGCGTCGGCGCAGATCGCCGGCGCCGTGGACAAGCTGCTGGCCGATCCGGGTGTGCGCCGCTTCCTGCAATATCCGAACGCGACGTTCCACAACGACCGCACGGTGCTCCCGCTGCGGACCGAATATCGCGGCCGCCTTCCGGGCATCATTCATCGAACGTCCGACAGCGGCGCGACGCTCTACGTCGAGCCGGGCGTAGTCGTTGAACTGAACAACCGCATCACCAATCTGCGCAGCGAGGAACAGGAAGAGATCAACCGCCTGCTCTGGGAGCTGGCGCACGAGGTAAAGCTCAACGAGCGCGAGATACTCTCCACGCTCGACACGCTGGCGGTCGTCGACCTGATCGCCGCCAAGCTCCGCTTCTCACGCAGCTTCGGGCTGCGCTGCCCGGATGTCGCCGACGAGTACCGCGTCAACGTGCGCCAGGCGCGCCATCCGCTGCTGCTGGAGCTGTTCCGCCAGCGGCGCGAAGCAGGCGAGACGCCCGGCGAGGTCGTGCCGATCGACTACCGCATCGGCGAAGACTTTCACATGCTGATCATCACCGGCCCGAACACCGGCGGAAAAACGGTGACGCTCAAGACAATCGGGCTGCTCAGCGTCATGGTCCAGGCCGGATTGCCGGTGCCGGTCGGCCCGGGCTCGACCTTCGGCATGTTCGGCAACGTGCTGATCGACGTCGGCGACGAGCAGAGCCTGCAGCAGTCGCTCAGCACATTCAGCGCCCACCTGCGGCGCCTGCTCGAAATGCTGGCGCGCTCGAACGCCGCGACGCTGGTGCTTATTGATGAAATCGGCGCCGGCACCGACCCGGACGAGGGCGCTGCCATCGGGCGGGCGATCCTCGACGAGCTGCTGCGGGTCGAGTGCCGTTGCCTGGTGACGACGCACCTGGGCGCGCTGAAGGCCTTCGCCCTGACGCGCGAGAAGGCGGAAAACGCCTGCGTCGAATTCGACATCGAGACGCTGCGGCCCACCTACCACCTGCGGATCGGCGAATCGGGCATGAGCAACGCCATCGACATCGCCCAGCGCCTGGGAATGCCCCGCCGCCTCGTGATCGCGGCGCGGCGCAACCTCTCCAAGCGGGCCCGCGCCATGCGCGACGTGCTTGAAGGCACATCCGTCGTCAAAAGAAACGCCGAGACCGCCCGCCAGGAAGCCCAAAACGCGAAACTGGCGGCCGAGCAGGCGGCCCAGGAGTCGGCCTCCGCCAAGGTGCAGTTCGAGCGCAAGCGCGCCGACTTCGAAACGTGGGTGCAGCACGTCGTCCATCTCCAGCCCGGCGACGCGGTGCGCGTCCGCGGCTTCGACCGTGACGGGAAGATTGTGCGGATGCGCCTGGATCAGCAGCGGGCGGAGGTGGACGTCGGCGCATTCACGGTTGAAGTGCCGCTGGGCGACGTGCTCCCGCCGCAGGCCCCGCCCCCGCCGCCAAGGGCGTTGCGACCGCCGCCCCCGCCGCCGCAACGAAACCGGCCGCGCGGCCCGCAGGGCCCTGCCCCGCGCGGGCCGCAGCCGCCCGGCGGCCCCCGCCCGCCCCGCGACGAGCACCGCGAGCGCCCGCGCCCGCCGCAGCCGCCGATGAGTGATGAGGAAGCGGCCGCACTGAAGCCCGGTGACGTGGTGTTTTCGAAACGATTTCACCGCGACGGGCGCGTGGTGCGCGTCAAGAAGGAAAAGAAGATCGCGGTGCTCAGCGTTGGACTCCTGGAAGTTGAGATTCCCTTCAGCGGGCTGGCCAAGATCGAAACGCCGCCGGGCAAGGCGGCCGCCAGGAAAAACGGGCCCGACCTCGCGCCGCGGCCTGCGCCGCACGCTCCCCTGAGCGACGTGCCATCCGCGTGA
- the pknB_15 gene encoding Serine/threonine-protein kinase PknB, which translates to MNPERFRRLAEVFEAAWREPAPQRGAFVEQACGGDEELRSRVVSLLVHFENSRDPLRSNWLENAAAADAGLQRDLAPLLGGGKDGSSIAGRGIADETRADRRVEAGGGAVESIGDAIDRYELIERLGEGGFGTVFRARQTAPVAREVALKVVKPGMDSRPIIARFSAERQALAVMDHPGIAKVFDAGQTADGRPYFVMELVRGSPITRHCNDKQLDLRQRIELFMQVCQAVQHAHQKGVIHRDIKPSNVLVVEQDGRPTPKVIDFGIAKATQQPLVEGTLLTLEGQFIGTPAYMSPEQADLRNADIDTRSDIYALGVLLYELLCGAPPFDVGKLATGGLEALLRTIREIEPVRPSVRNAGLPAELDWIVMKCLEKDRGRRYASAAALADDLQHHLRDEPVDAGPPSRGYRLKKLVRRNRAAFATGGAILALLVLGVIGTGFGLLQARQERDAARDARADEKKQREAAETARADEAAQRQVAQSRRAQAEAVTRFLTSDLLGADDPYRAPENRDERISDVVTRAEQRLASGALAGQPAVEAALHEVLGHMSYTLGRQDACELHARRALELHRATGADPEQIVTALSNLAEAVHSQGRLPEAAELYQETRRLADAIPELQPDKRAVLLSNHAELLVSQGDLPAAEEAYRAALAVPNADTTGFVGQRGVILSNLGDLLRAKGDLEGAIEAADQSLELLHAAYGEEHATIATVLNNKALALNMQRNTAAAEPIYRAALEMRRKVLPPTHVQVAQSMNNLASLLRDTERFAEAEPLYRETLAILQQALPPGHFQTALIRRNLGNCLIRLKRFEEAESEIQAAYDQIIGTAGLPPQHTRQTIEAFVKLYKWWLQDQPESAEVQGKLQEWESKLAPPASAPAPPP; encoded by the coding sequence GTGAATCCGGAACGATTCCGACGGCTGGCGGAGGTGTTCGAGGCGGCCTGGCGCGAGCCCGCGCCGCAGCGCGGGGCGTTCGTCGAACAGGCCTGCGGCGGGGACGAGGAGCTGCGCAGCCGGGTCGTGTCGCTGCTGGTGCACTTTGAGAACTCGCGCGATCCGCTGCGCTCGAACTGGCTGGAGAACGCGGCGGCGGCGGACGCGGGACTGCAGCGCGACCTCGCTCCGCTTCTGGGCGGCGGGAAGGATGGATCGAGCATCGCGGGACGCGGGATCGCGGACGAGACCCGCGCCGACCGGCGCGTCGAGGCGGGTGGCGGAGCGGTCGAGTCAATCGGCGACGCGATCGATCGCTACGAGCTGATCGAGCGGTTGGGCGAGGGCGGGTTCGGCACGGTTTTTCGGGCCCGGCAGACGGCGCCGGTGGCGCGCGAAGTCGCGCTGAAGGTCGTCAAGCCGGGGATGGACTCGCGGCCGATCATTGCGCGCTTCTCGGCCGAGCGGCAGGCGCTGGCGGTCATGGACCATCCCGGCATCGCGAAGGTGTTCGACGCCGGGCAGACCGCTGACGGTCGGCCGTACTTCGTGATGGAGCTGGTGCGCGGCAGTCCGATCACGCGCCATTGCAACGACAAGCAGCTCGACCTGCGGCAGCGGATCGAGCTCTTCATGCAGGTGTGTCAAGCGGTGCAGCACGCACACCAGAAAGGCGTGATCCACCGGGATATTAAGCCGTCGAACGTGCTGGTGGTCGAGCAGGACGGGCGCCCGACGCCGAAGGTGATCGATTTCGGCATTGCCAAGGCGACCCAGCAGCCGCTGGTCGAGGGCACGCTGCTGACCCTGGAGGGGCAGTTCATCGGCACGCCGGCCTACATGAGCCCGGAGCAGGCTGATCTGCGCAACGCCGACATCGACACGCGCAGCGACATTTACGCTCTGGGTGTACTGCTTTATGAGCTGTTGTGCGGCGCGCCGCCGTTCGATGTGGGCAAGCTCGCGACCGGCGGGCTGGAGGCGCTGCTGCGGACGATCCGCGAGATCGAACCGGTCCGGCCCAGCGTGCGAAACGCGGGGCTGCCGGCGGAGCTGGATTGGATCGTGATGAAATGCCTGGAGAAGGACCGCGGGCGGCGCTACGCCTCGGCCGCGGCCCTGGCGGACGATCTCCAGCATCACCTGCGCGACGAGCCGGTCGACGCCGGCCCGCCGAGCCGGGGCTACCGGCTGAAAAAACTGGTGCGGCGAAATCGGGCGGCGTTCGCGACCGGCGGGGCGATCTTGGCGCTACTGGTGCTGGGCGTCATCGGCACCGGGTTCGGCCTGCTTCAGGCGCGGCAGGAGCGCGACGCGGCGCGGGACGCCCGCGCGGACGAGAAGAAACAGCGCGAGGCGGCTGAAACGGCGCGGGCGGATGAGGCGGCGCAACGCCAGGTGGCCCAATCGCGCCGCGCCCAGGCCGAAGCCGTCACGCGCTTTCTGACCTCTGACCTGCTGGGCGCCGACGACCCGTACCGGGCGCCGGAGAACCGTGACGAGCGCATCAGCGACGTCGTGACGCGCGCTGAGCAGCGCCTGGCTTCCGGGGCGCTCGCCGGCCAGCCGGCGGTTGAGGCCGCGCTGCACGAGGTGCTGGGCCACATGAGCTACACCCTCGGCCGGCAGGACGCCTGTGAACTCCACGCGCGCCGGGCGCTTGAGCTGCACCGGGCGACGGGCGCCGACCCGGAGCAGATCGTCACGGCTTTGTCGAACCTGGCCGAGGCGGTTCACTCGCAGGGGCGGCTGCCGGAGGCGGCCGAGCTTTACCAGGAGACGCGGCGGCTGGCCGACGCCATACCTGAGCTGCAACCGGATAAGCGGGCCGTGTTGCTGAGCAATCACGCCGAATTGCTCGTCTCGCAGGGCGATCTGCCGGCGGCGGAAGAGGCTTATCGTGCGGCGCTGGCGGTGCCCAACGCAGACACGACAGGCTTTGTCGGTCAGCGCGGCGTGATCCTGTCCAACCTGGGCGACCTGCTGCGAGCGAAGGGTGATCTGGAAGGCGCCATAGAGGCGGCCGACCAATCACTGGAACTACTGCACGCGGCCTACGGAGAGGAGCACGCCACCATCGCGACTGTTCTGAACAACAAAGCGCTCGCTCTCAACATGCAGCGGAACACGGCGGCGGCGGAGCCGATCTACCGCGCCGCGCTGGAGATGCGCCGCAAGGTGCTGCCGCCGACGCACGTGCAGGTGGCGCAGAGCATGAACAATCTGGCGTCGCTGCTGCGCGACACGGAGCGCTTCGCGGAGGCCGAGCCGCTTTATCGTGAGACGCTCGCGATTTTGCAGCAGGCGCTTCCGCCGGGGCACTTTCAGACGGCCCTGATCCGGCGCAACCTGGGCAACTGCCTGATCCGGCTGAAGCGCTTCGAGGAGGCCGAAAGCGAAATACAGGCCGCGTATGACCAGATCATCGGCACTGCGGGCCTGCCGCCGCAGCACACGCGGCAGACGATTGAGGCGTTTGTGAAGCTCTACAAGTGGTGGCTGCAGGACCAGCCGGAGTCGGCGGAAGTCCAGGGCAAGTTGCAGGAGTGGGAGTCGAAGCTTGCGCCGCCGGCCAGCGCCCCGGCGCCGCCTCCGTGA
- a CDS encoding RNA polymerase sigma factor: MAQEANRSGLPGSSQDASRRPSSGLFGQLYEELHAQAQRYFRNERTDHTLQPTALVHEAYLRLAQASADWSDPVRFRAIAARVMRNVLTDYAVARNAEKRGGGKSPITLSADTPILGEPELDLERLNAALDKLAQFDERKARVVELRFFGGLTAEQSAEHLQVSLSTVEADWRMAKAWLRGELSRE, translated from the coding sequence ATGGCACAAGAGGCGAACCGATCCGGGCTGCCGGGCTCATCGCAGGACGCGTCGCGGCGCCCTTCGTCCGGGCTTTTCGGTCAGTTGTACGAGGAGCTGCACGCGCAGGCGCAGCGCTACTTCCGCAACGAGCGAACCGATCACACGCTGCAACCGACGGCGCTGGTTCATGAGGCCTATCTTCGACTGGCGCAGGCCAGCGCCGACTGGTCCGACCCGGTGCGATTCCGGGCGATTGCGGCGCGTGTCATGCGAAACGTGCTGACCGACTACGCCGTTGCGCGAAACGCGGAGAAGCGTGGCGGCGGCAAGTCGCCGATTACGCTGAGCGCGGACACGCCCATCCTGGGTGAGCCGGAACTGGACCTTGAACGGTTGAACGCCGCGCTGGACAAGCTGGCGCAATTCGACGAGCGCAAGGCGCGCGTGGTGGAGTTGCGGTTTTTCGGCGGGCTGACGGCCGAACAGAGCGCCGAGCACTTGCAGGTGTCGCTTTCAACGGTCGAGGCCGATTGGCGCATGGCGAAGGCCTGGCTGCGGGGCGAGCTGAGCCGGGAGTGA
- a CDS encoding EamA-like transporter family protein: protein MIGPDPVLIGQAAGVATSALWTGTSLLFTAAGRRLGATTVNAVRLVVALLLHALTQRIWSGQWIPPASGGQVAFLAVSGVLGLCLGDQAIITAMLAIGPRLTSLIQTTAPIVAALLGAVVLDEILPPSAWIGIGMTIAGVVWVLLERGESASVIPSQRWRLGVTMALIAAACQAGGLLLSKQGIGHGWLPPEQRLNPQAAALLRMAAALAGMIPLLALRSLRAQPGAARPTAAARRQGYALSICGAVVGPYLGVWFSLVASDRVPLGVAQTLCSLTPIFILPVLALGYREKISFRAGGGAVVAVAGVAVLFLRPFG, encoded by the coding sequence ATGATCGGCCCCGACCCCGTACTCATCGGCCAGGCCGCCGGAGTCGCGACATCGGCGCTCTGGACCGGCACGTCCCTTCTGTTCACCGCCGCCGGAAGACGCCTGGGCGCAACCACCGTGAACGCCGTGCGGCTCGTGGTCGCGCTTCTGCTCCATGCACTGACACAGCGCATCTGGAGCGGGCAGTGGATTCCGCCCGCGAGCGGCGGACAGGTCGCGTTTCTCGCGGTGTCGGGCGTGCTCGGGCTTTGCCTCGGCGACCAGGCGATCATCACCGCCATGCTAGCCATCGGGCCGCGCCTGACCAGCTTGATTCAAACCACCGCGCCGATCGTCGCCGCACTTCTGGGAGCGGTCGTTCTCGACGAAATCCTGCCGCCCTCGGCGTGGATCGGCATCGGCATGACCATCGCGGGCGTCGTCTGGGTCCTGTTGGAGCGGGGCGAATCGGCGAGCGTGATTCCGTCGCAGCGCTGGCGTCTGGGCGTCACGATGGCGCTGATCGCCGCCGCGTGCCAGGCCGGCGGACTGCTGCTGAGCAAGCAGGGAATCGGACACGGCTGGTTGCCGCCCGAGCAGCGGCTGAATCCGCAGGCCGCAGCGCTGCTGCGGATGGCCGCGGCGCTGGCCGGGATGATCCCACTGCTGGCGCTGCGATCACTGCGCGCGCAGCCCGGCGCCGCGCGCCCCACGGCGGCGGCAAGGCGACAGGGATACGCCCTGTCGATCTGTGGCGCCGTCGTCGGACCCTATCTTGGCGTGTGGTTTTCGCTGGTCGCGTCGGATCGCGTGCCCCTGGGCGTGGCGCAAACGCTGTGCTCGTTAACGCCGATTTTCATCCTGCCGGTTCTGGCGCTGGGATACCGCGAGAAGATCTCCTTTCGGGCCGGCGGCGGCGCTGTCGTGGCGGTCGCGGGCGTGGCGGTGCTGTTTCTCAGGCCGTTCGGGTAG
- the ywlC_2 gene encoding Threonylcarbamoyl-AMP synthase: MKTERITVDAVHPDAAGIARAADVIRRGGLVAFPTETVYGLGGDALDAAAVLRIFEAKGRPSGNPIIVHSADADAARALAGEWPRVADRLADHFWPGPLTLVVWKPATIPDAVTAGGPTVGLRVPSHAVAAALLRESGRPIAAPSANRAMHLSPTLPEHVLKDLDGRIDLLLDGGPTMGGIESTVVDVTVTPPQVLRPGPVSRAMLEDVIGRVELHRRHGGSDADALSSAAGANRAPGMTERHYAPQTPLVCVEQDDAAMVGGLASAGRRVGWLALGAARHSCPAGASLIEMPADAGEYGRRLYAALHALDSAGLDVIVVAMPPESDAFHAIRDRLRRAAGSPSGHP; this comes from the coding sequence TTGAAAACCGAGAGGATCACCGTCGACGCGGTTCATCCGGATGCCGCCGGCATCGCGCGGGCGGCCGACGTCATTCGCCGCGGCGGCCTGGTCGCCTTTCCGACGGAGACCGTGTACGGCCTGGGCGGCGACGCGCTCGATGCGGCCGCCGTCTTGCGCATCTTCGAAGCCAAGGGGCGCCCATCCGGCAACCCGATCATTGTGCACTCCGCGGATGCGGACGCCGCCCGGGCGCTGGCCGGCGAATGGCCGCGCGTGGCGGACCGGCTGGCCGATCATTTCTGGCCCGGTCCGCTGACGCTGGTTGTGTGGAAGCCTGCGACGATCCCGGACGCCGTCACCGCCGGCGGGCCGACGGTGGGTCTGCGCGTGCCGTCGCATGCAGTCGCCGCGGCGCTGCTGCGCGAGTCGGGCCGGCCGATTGCGGCGCCCAGCGCCAACCGGGCGATGCACCTTTCGCCGACGCTGCCCGAGCACGTGCTGAAGGATCTGGATGGACGCATCGACCTGCTTCTGGACGGCGGCCCGACCATGGGCGGCATCGAGTCGACCGTCGTCGACGTGACTGTGACGCCGCCGCAGGTGCTTCGACCTGGCCCGGTGTCGCGGGCGATGCTGGAGGATGTCATCGGCCGGGTCGAGCTGCATCGGCGTCACGGCGGCTCTGACGCCGACGCGCTTTCGTCGGCGGCGGGCGCGAATCGCGCGCCGGGAATGACGGAGCGGCACTACGCCCCTCAGACGCCGCTGGTGTGCGTGGAGCAGGATGACGCTGCGATGGTAGGGGGGCTCGCATCCGCCGGGCGGCGGGTGGGCTGGCTGGCGCTGGGGGCGGCGCGGCACAGTTGCCCGGCGGGCGCATCGCTGATCGAAATGCCGGCGGATGCCGGAGAGTACGGTCGCCGGCTCTATGCGGCGTTGCACGCGTTGGACTCGGCCGGCCTCGATGTCATCGTGGTCGCGATGCCGCCGGAAAGCGACGCGTTCCACGCGATACGCGACCGTTTGCGAAGGGCGGCGGGAAGTCCGTCCGGCCATCCATAA